From a single Syngnathus scovelli strain Florida chromosome 2, RoL_Ssco_1.2, whole genome shotgun sequence genomic region:
- the rpl32 gene encoding large ribosomal subunit protein eL32 produces MPALRPLKKPKIVKKRTKKFIRHQSDRYVKIAKNWRKPRGIDNRVRRRFKGQMLMPNIGYGSNKKTKYMLPTGFKKFLVRNVKELEVLMMSNKTYCAEIAHNVSSKNRKVIVERAAQLAIKITNPNARLRSEENE; encoded by the exons ATGCCAGCCCTCCGACCACTCAAGAAGCCCAAAATCGTCAAGAAGAGAACCAAGAAGTTCATTCGCCATCAATCAGACCGATATGTCAAGATTGCG AAAAACTGGCGCAAGCCCAGAGGTATTGACAACAGGGTCCGCAGGCGGTTCAAGGGGCAGATGCTGATGCCCAACATTGGTTATGGTAGCAACAAAAAGACAAAGTATATGCTCCCAACTGGCTTCAAGAAGTTCCTGGTGCGCAATGTCAAAGAACTGGAGGTTCTGATGATGAGTAACAA GACTTACTGTGCGGAGATCGCCCACAACGTCTCGTCAAAGAACAGGAAGGTGATTGTGGAGAGGGCAGCTCAGCTGGCCATCAAGATCACCAACCCCAATGCCAGGCTCAGGAGTGAGGAGAATGAATAA
- the ssuh2rs1 gene encoding protein SSUH2 homolog isoform X1 — translation MDYKPIINDGRASYGVANPGYIPAVSGPSALFAPPAPDFQGPSAPPANMFDNMPGYEGTVAGGGGGFLPPPMPTQPTPQPQPGPEQPQWNIPSINETTAREAFGLWVSSKCCYSSAPVKDGVITNMEAFNTYRYRLETFTESRSTEWSHEPYIGQPVDAYAQPPPGPWDIPATAPSYFKDSQQIIKVPYTSSMKCCHVCVGAGRAPCKDCTGAGNKICWVCNGAGFRHGNERCNHCFGRGRENCHGCQGQGFRQCPTCQGKQQLLVYINLTIKWTNNSDAYVVEQCSGLKLDNLSKVSGKELFRDSQYLVYPVTGFPDPAVVSAAHRLIKEHQGRFSQTSRILQQLQTIELIPVTKVTYSWKGKTYVYFVYGNEFKVSTDNYPATCCCTVM, via the exons ATGGACTACAAGCCAATCATAAA CGACGGAAGAGCGAGTTACGGCGTGGCCAATCCGGGTTACATCCCAGCCGTCAGCGGTCCTTCTG caTTGTTTGCCCCACCCGCGCCTGACTTTCAAGGGCCGAGCGCTCCACCTGCCAACATGTTTGACAACATGCCCGGCTATGAAGGCACTGTGGCTGGCGGAGGAG GTGGATTTCTGCCTCCTCCGATGCCAACGCAACCGACTCCACAGCCTCAACCAGGACCTGAACAACCACAATGGAA TATTCCATCAATAAATGAGACTACAGCGCGGGAGGCTTTTGGACTGTGGGTCTCCAGCAAGTGTTGTTATAGTTCAGCACCAGTCAAAGATGGAGTGATCACCAACATGGAGGCTTTCAATACATATAGG taccgGCTGGAAACTTTCACTGAATCGAGATCCACTGAGTGGAGTCACGAACCATATATTG GCCAGCCAGTGGATGCATACGCCCAACCTCCTCCAGGTCCCTGGGATATTCCTGCTACAGCCCCCAGTTATTTTAAAGACAGTCAACAGATCATCAAAGTTCCCTACACTTCATCTATGAAG TGCTGTCATGTTTGCGTGGGAGCGGGGCGGGCACCTTGCAAAGACTGTACCGGTGCGGGCAAT AAAATATGTTGGGTGTGCAATGGAGCTGGTTTCCGCCACGGAAATGAGCGATGCAATCATTGTTTTGGAAGAGGGCGGGAAAA CTGCCACGGCTGCCAGGGGCAAGGATTCAGACAATGCCCTACGTGTCAGGGAAAACAGCAGCTTTTAGTCTATATCAACCTCACGATAAAATG GACCAACAACTCTGATGCCTATGTTGTGGAGCAATGCAGTGGACTTAAATTGGATAACCTTAGCAAAGTGTCTGGCAAGGAGCTTTTCAGGGACTCTCAGTACttg GTATATCCAGTGACGGGATTCCCAGACCCTGCTGTGGTAAGCGCCGCACATCGTTTAATCAAGGAACACCAGGGCAGGTTTTCCCAGACCTCGCGCATTCTTCAACAG CTTCAAACTATCGAACTGATTCCTGTCACCAAGGTGACCTACTCATGGAAAGGGAAAACCTACGTTTACTTTGTCTATGGAAATGAATTTAAAGTCAGTACAGACAACTACCCGGCCACCTGTTGCTGCACTGTAATGTAG
- the ssuh2rs1 gene encoding protein SSUH2 homolog isoform X2 encodes MDYNTGEGQALFAPPAPDFQGPSAPPANMFDNMPGYEGTVAGGGGGFLPPPMPTQPTPQPQPGPEQPQWNIPSINETTAREAFGLWVSSKCCYSSAPVKDGVITNMEAFNTYRYRLETFTESRSTEWSHEPYIGQPVDAYAQPPPGPWDIPATAPSYFKDSQQIIKVPYTSSMKCCHVCVGAGRAPCKDCTGAGNKICWVCNGAGFRHGNERCNHCFGRGRENCHGCQGQGFRQCPTCQGKQQLLVYINLTIKWTNNSDAYVVEQCSGLKLDNLSKVSGKELFRDSQYLVYPVTGFPDPAVVSAAHRLIKEHQGRFSQTSRILQQLQTIELIPVTKVTYSWKGKTYVYFVYGNEFKVSTDNYPATCCCTVM; translated from the exons ATGGATTATAACACCGGAGAGGGGCAAG caTTGTTTGCCCCACCCGCGCCTGACTTTCAAGGGCCGAGCGCTCCACCTGCCAACATGTTTGACAACATGCCCGGCTATGAAGGCACTGTGGCTGGCGGAGGAG GTGGATTTCTGCCTCCTCCGATGCCAACGCAACCGACTCCACAGCCTCAACCAGGACCTGAACAACCACAATGGAA TATTCCATCAATAAATGAGACTACAGCGCGGGAGGCTTTTGGACTGTGGGTCTCCAGCAAGTGTTGTTATAGTTCAGCACCAGTCAAAGATGGAGTGATCACCAACATGGAGGCTTTCAATACATATAGG taccgGCTGGAAACTTTCACTGAATCGAGATCCACTGAGTGGAGTCACGAACCATATATTG GCCAGCCAGTGGATGCATACGCCCAACCTCCTCCAGGTCCCTGGGATATTCCTGCTACAGCCCCCAGTTATTTTAAAGACAGTCAACAGATCATCAAAGTTCCCTACACTTCATCTATGAAG TGCTGTCATGTTTGCGTGGGAGCGGGGCGGGCACCTTGCAAAGACTGTACCGGTGCGGGCAAT AAAATATGTTGGGTGTGCAATGGAGCTGGTTTCCGCCACGGAAATGAGCGATGCAATCATTGTTTTGGAAGAGGGCGGGAAAA CTGCCACGGCTGCCAGGGGCAAGGATTCAGACAATGCCCTACGTGTCAGGGAAAACAGCAGCTTTTAGTCTATATCAACCTCACGATAAAATG GACCAACAACTCTGATGCCTATGTTGTGGAGCAATGCAGTGGACTTAAATTGGATAACCTTAGCAAAGTGTCTGGCAAGGAGCTTTTCAGGGACTCTCAGTACttg GTATATCCAGTGACGGGATTCCCAGACCCTGCTGTGGTAAGCGCCGCACATCGTTTAATCAAGGAACACCAGGGCAGGTTTTCCCAGACCTCGCGCATTCTTCAACAG CTTCAAACTATCGAACTGATTCCTGTCACCAAGGTGACCTACTCATGGAAAGGGAAAACCTACGTTTACTTTGTCTATGGAAATGAATTTAAAGTCAGTACAGACAACTACCCGGCCACCTGTTGCTGCACTGTAATGTAG